One window of Ralstonia pickettii DTP0602 genomic DNA carries:
- a CDS encoding N-formylglutamate amidohydrolase (K01458: E3.5.1.68; N-formylglutamate deformylase [EC:3.5.1.68]), producing MAEVTNPTTNETAALPPVLVRLPEGEALPLVCDSPHSGTAYPADFGAAIPAARLRGGEDTHVDALWDAVPAAGGTLLAATFPRVYIDPNRMADDIDPDQLDGPWPTALAPGPKTQLGYGLIWSRVDACTPIYDRRLSVAEVQARIDRYYRPYHAALAEAVEGAWQRFGAVWHLNLHSMPNNAYERLKIDSPHPLADFVLGDRDGTTCEPGLVDLIAGELRGMGYAVACNDPYKGVQLIAQIGRPAERRNSLQIEIRRPLYMDDVSRERNGGFATLQRDLGKLTEQVAAYIRTQL from the coding sequence ATGGCTGAAGTGACGAACCCGACGACCAACGAGACCGCCGCGCTGCCCCCGGTGCTCGTGCGCCTGCCGGAAGGGGAGGCGCTGCCGCTGGTGTGCGACTCGCCGCACAGCGGTACCGCATACCCGGCGGACTTCGGTGCCGCCATCCCGGCGGCCCGCCTGCGTGGCGGCGAGGATACGCACGTCGATGCGTTGTGGGATGCTGTGCCGGCCGCAGGCGGTACGCTACTGGCGGCGACGTTCCCGCGTGTCTATATCGATCCCAACCGGATGGCCGACGATATCGACCCGGACCAGCTCGACGGCCCCTGGCCGACCGCGCTGGCCCCGGGCCCGAAGACGCAACTGGGCTATGGCCTGATCTGGAGCCGGGTCGATGCGTGCACGCCGATCTACGACCGCCGCCTGTCGGTGGCCGAAGTGCAGGCCCGTATCGACCGCTACTACCGGCCGTACCATGCTGCGCTGGCCGAGGCGGTGGAGGGCGCCTGGCAGCGCTTCGGCGCGGTGTGGCACCTGAACCTGCACTCGATGCCGAACAACGCCTATGAGCGCCTCAAGATCGACAGCCCGCATCCCCTGGCGGACTTTGTGCTCGGCGACCGGGACGGCACCACGTGCGAGCCGGGGCTGGTTGACTTGATAGCAGGGGAGTTGCGCGGCATGGGCTACGCGGTGGCCTGCAATGATCCCTACAAGGGCGTGCAGCTGATTGCCCAGATCGGGCGGCCGGCCGAGCGGCGCAATAGCCTGCAGATCGAGATCCGGCGTCCGCTGTACATGGACGACGTTAGCCGGGAGCGCAATGGCGGATTCGCCACGCTGCAGCGCGACCTTGGCAAGCTAACTGAGCAGGTTGCGGCCTATATCCGCACCCAACTCTGA
- a CDS encoding ABC transporter substrate-binding protein, whose protein sequence is MIRARMTRRQLLLSGTAAAATLAFAGSAFAQANYPTRPIRLIVPFAAGGSTDLSARLVAEFAGRELGQSIVVENKGGAGGSLGMEQVANAAPDGYTIGMATVSTHGSNPAVYPRLKYDPVKDFAPVTNVVAIPSVFAVHPSVPAKTMQEFVALAKANPGKYSFASPGAGSLGHVNIENFMMLAKIDLLHVPYKGAGLALNDAVAGQVNAITDNLSSTLPHVKSGKLRALAVLGASRSAQLPGVPTYAELGFKDMGDGGWFGIVAPANTPPAIVARLNQAIHKAMQNPEFKRKVDESGGTLVPTTPEQFKAQIQQAMARYARVAKAADIKLD, encoded by the coding sequence ATGATCCGAGCCAGGATGACCCGCCGCCAGCTGCTGCTGTCCGGTACCGCCGCCGCTGCCACGCTGGCGTTTGCCGGCAGCGCTTTCGCGCAGGCCAACTACCCGACGCGCCCGATCCGCCTGATCGTGCCGTTCGCGGCAGGCGGCTCCACCGACCTCTCGGCGCGCCTGGTGGCCGAATTTGCCGGGCGTGAGCTGGGCCAGTCCATCGTGGTCGAGAACAAGGGCGGCGCTGGCGGTTCGCTGGGCATGGAGCAGGTGGCCAATGCCGCGCCGGACGGCTACACCATCGGCATGGCCACGGTCAGCACGCACGGTTCCAACCCCGCGGTGTACCCAAGGCTGAAGTACGACCCGGTCAAGGACTTCGCCCCCGTCACCAACGTGGTAGCGATCCCCAGCGTGTTCGCGGTGCATCCCAGCGTGCCGGCCAAGACCATGCAGGAGTTCGTCGCGCTGGCCAAGGCCAACCCGGGCAAATACAGCTTTGCCTCGCCAGGCGCCGGCTCGCTGGGGCACGTCAACATCGAGAACTTCATGATGCTGGCCAAGATCGACCTGCTGCATGTGCCGTACAAGGGCGCCGGCCTGGCGCTGAATGACGCCGTGGCAGGGCAAGTCAATGCCATCACCGACAACCTGTCGTCCACGCTGCCCCATGTGAAATCGGGCAAGCTGCGCGCGCTGGCGGTGCTGGGCGCGTCGCGCTCGGCACAGTTGCCCGGCGTGCCGACCTACGCCGAACTGGGCTTCAAGGACATGGGCGATGGCGGCTGGTTCGGCATCGTGGCGCCGGCGAATACGCCGCCTGCGATCGTCGCCAGGCTGAACCAGGCCATCCACAAGGCCATGCAGAACCCGGAGTTCAAGCGCAAGGTCGACGAGTCGGGCGGCACGCTGGTGCCGACCACGCCCGAGCAGTTCAAGGCGCAGATCCAGCAGGCCATGGCGCGCTATGCCCGCGTGGCCAAGGCGGCGGATATCAAGCTGGACTGA
- a CDS encoding LysR family transcriptional regulator — protein sequence MRLRSPSMSELHAFAAAARLGSFTRAAELLCVTQGAISRAIARLETHFGQPLLQRNAHRLLLTDAGKQLLDAVAEPLAAIENASAALLAGDRRHHLTLSVVPTLASVWLVPRLPDFHRRHPDIRLDFVPYERDEDFSGPAPDAAILAGEAGKWPGLLVDYVVGREMVPVCHPERARARRAAGQWQSPAELLQEPLLYHTTAPANWQNWLQAAGVPSAAPTLSTGFDQVSILIQAVRADMGVAVLQRCLLRDELAAGRVVAPFDLPITLMRGYFLCAPKERRDHPALNRFREWLLETAKHDTDVDAAEYAADH from the coding sequence ATGCGGCTGCGTTCCCCATCGATGTCTGAGTTGCACGCCTTCGCCGCCGCGGCACGGCTGGGCAGCTTCACCCGTGCGGCCGAGCTGCTGTGCGTGACGCAAGGGGCCATCAGCCGCGCCATCGCCCGGCTCGAAACGCATTTCGGCCAGCCACTGCTCCAGCGTAATGCCCATCGGCTGCTGCTGACGGACGCCGGCAAGCAACTGCTGGACGCAGTGGCCGAGCCGCTGGCCGCAATCGAGAACGCCAGCGCCGCCCTGCTCGCCGGTGACCGCCGGCACCACCTGACGTTGTCGGTCGTGCCCACGCTGGCCAGTGTCTGGCTTGTGCCGCGGCTGCCTGACTTCCACCGTCGCCATCCGGACATCAGGCTCGACTTCGTGCCATACGAGCGCGATGAGGACTTTTCCGGCCCGGCCCCCGATGCAGCCATCCTGGCGGGCGAAGCCGGCAAATGGCCGGGCCTGCTGGTCGACTATGTGGTTGGACGTGAAATGGTGCCAGTCTGCCACCCGGAACGCGCTCGCGCGCGTCGCGCGGCAGGCCAATGGCAGTCGCCGGCTGAGTTGCTGCAGGAGCCCCTGCTCTATCACACCACCGCGCCGGCGAACTGGCAGAACTGGCTGCAGGCGGCGGGCGTACCTAGCGCTGCGCCGACGTTATCCACAGGTTTCGACCAGGTTTCGATCCTGATCCAGGCGGTGCGCGCGGATATGGGCGTAGCAGTGCTGCAGCGCTGCCTGTTGCGTGATGAACTGGCCGCCGGCCGCGTGGTAGCACCGTTCGACCTGCCAATTACGCTGATGCGCGGCTATTTCCTGTGTGCCCCCAAGGAACGGCGCGATCATCCGGCGCTGAACCGCTTTCGGGAGTGGCTGTTGGAAACGGCAAAGCATGATACCGACGTCGATGCGGCAGAATATGCAGCGGATCACTGA
- a CDS encoding amino acid ABC transporter ATPase (K01996: livF; branched-chain amino acid transport system ATP-binding protein), producing the protein MSLILEVKDLHVRYGKVEAVHGANLKVEAGKIVTVIGPNGAGKSTMLNAIMGALPVNGSSSGSVSYLGHDMAGIPVEGRVARGMCLVPEKRELFASMTVEDNLQLGAFRRKRAGEKNYLDQMDVVYDLFPRLRERARQEAGTLSGGERQMLAVGRALMAKPQLLMLDEPSLGLAPLIVKEIFHIISNLRTTGVATLLIEQNARAALQVADYGYVIETGDMSMEGPADELAANPKVIETYLGLAKKAA; encoded by the coding sequence ATGAGCCTGATTCTCGAAGTGAAGGACCTCCACGTCCGCTACGGCAAGGTGGAGGCGGTGCACGGCGCCAACCTGAAGGTGGAAGCCGGCAAGATCGTCACCGTGATCGGCCCCAATGGGGCCGGCAAGTCGACCATGCTCAATGCGATCATGGGCGCGCTGCCGGTGAACGGCTCGTCAAGCGGATCGGTCAGCTACCTCGGCCACGACATGGCCGGCATCCCGGTGGAGGGGCGCGTCGCGCGCGGCATGTGCCTGGTGCCGGAGAAGCGCGAGCTGTTCGCGTCGATGACGGTGGAGGACAACCTGCAGCTTGGCGCCTTCCGCCGCAAGCGCGCGGGCGAGAAGAACTATCTCGACCAGATGGATGTGGTCTACGACTTGTTCCCGCGCCTGCGCGAGCGCGCGCGACAGGAGGCGGGCACGCTTTCCGGCGGCGAGCGCCAGATGCTCGCGGTGGGCCGCGCGCTGATGGCCAAGCCGCAACTGCTGATGCTGGATGAACCCAGCCTGGGGCTGGCGCCGCTGATCGTTAAGGAGATCTTCCACATCATCAGCAACCTGCGCACGACGGGCGTGGCGACGCTGTTGATCGAGCAGAACGCGCGTGCCGCGCTGCAGGTGGCGGACTATGGCTATGTGATCGAGACGGGGGACATGTCGATGGAAGGGCCGGCGGATGAGCTGGCGGCGAATCCAAAGGTGATCGAGACTTACCTTGGATTGGCAAAGAAAGCGGCGTAA
- a CDS encoding metal-dependent hydrolase (K01995: livG; branched-chain amino acid transport system ATP-binding protein) yields the protein MTMLTDKQAAVAGTEAGSRARLNRNRVLVLAFIVVLALLPVLPTPEFWITLGNYIGLYSIVAIGLVLLTGVGGMTSFGQAAFVGLGAYSTAYLTTQFGLSPWFGLLVGLVITVASAYVIGLITMRMSGHYLPLATIAWGLSLFFLFGNLEFLGKYDGLNGIPVLSFLGIELQSGRSMFYLIWAVVLVSVLAMQNLLNSRPGRAIRALKGGGVMAEAMGVNTAWMKVVIFVVAAILACVSGFLYAHLQRAVNPTPFGLNYGIEYLFMAVVGGVGHVWGAVLGAGILTILKDVLQGVLPKLLGANGNFEIIVFGVLLVLLLQYARDGIWPFLRRLFPSGPAVLAPAQAEALAVRQKPEAGELILDVRAARKEFGGLVAVNDVSFQVRAGEIIGLIGPNGAGKSTTFNLVTGVLPVTRGEVRYRGEVISGLPSREIVKRGIGRTFQHVHLLPTMTVLENVAIGAHLRGDFRAQGGVSAAILRMNKAEEEKLLFEAKRQLERVGLADCMYMEAGSLALGQQRILEIARALCCDPALLLLDEPAAGLRYKEKQALAELLRKLKGEGMSVLLVEHDMDFVMNLTDRLVVMEFGTRIAEGVPEEVQKNPAVLEAYLGGVE from the coding sequence ATGACCATGCTGACCGACAAGCAGGCGGCCGTGGCCGGAACCGAGGCAGGCAGCCGCGCGCGCCTGAACCGCAACCGGGTGCTGGTGCTGGCGTTTATCGTGGTGCTGGCGCTGCTGCCGGTGCTGCCCACGCCGGAATTCTGGATCACGCTGGGCAACTACATCGGGCTGTACAGCATCGTGGCGATCGGGCTGGTGCTGCTGACCGGCGTGGGCGGCATGACCTCGTTTGGACAGGCCGCATTCGTGGGGCTGGGAGCGTACAGCACCGCGTACCTGACTACGCAGTTCGGGCTGTCGCCGTGGTTCGGGCTGCTGGTGGGGCTGGTGATCACGGTGGCCTCGGCCTATGTCATCGGGCTGATCACGATGCGCATGTCCGGGCATTACCTGCCGCTGGCGACGATCGCGTGGGGCCTGTCGTTGTTCTTCCTGTTCGGCAACCTGGAATTCCTCGGCAAGTATGACGGGCTGAACGGCATCCCGGTGCTGTCGTTCCTTGGCATCGAGCTGCAGTCGGGCCGCTCGATGTTCTACCTGATCTGGGCCGTGGTGCTGGTGTCCGTGCTGGCGATGCAGAACCTGCTGAACTCGCGCCCGGGACGTGCCATCCGCGCGCTCAAGGGCGGCGGCGTGATGGCCGAGGCCATGGGTGTGAACACGGCGTGGATGAAGGTGGTGATCTTCGTCGTGGCGGCGATCCTCGCGTGCGTGTCGGGCTTCCTGTACGCGCATCTGCAGCGCGCGGTGAACCCGACGCCGTTCGGGCTGAACTACGGCATCGAGTACCTGTTCATGGCGGTGGTTGGCGGCGTGGGCCACGTGTGGGGCGCGGTGCTGGGTGCAGGCATCCTGACCATCCTGAAGGACGTGCTGCAGGGCGTGTTGCCCAAGCTGCTCGGTGCCAACGGCAACTTCGAGATCATCGTCTTCGGCGTGCTGCTGGTGTTGTTGCTGCAGTACGCGCGCGATGGCATCTGGCCGTTCCTGCGTCGTCTCTTTCCTTCGGGCCCGGCGGTGTTGGCACCGGCGCAAGCCGAGGCGTTGGCCGTGCGGCAGAAGCCTGAGGCCGGCGAGCTGATCCTGGACGTGCGCGCCGCGCGCAAGGAGTTCGGCGGACTGGTCGCGGTGAACGATGTCAGCTTCCAGGTACGGGCCGGCGAGATCATCGGCCTGATCGGTCCCAACGGCGCCGGCAAGTCCACCACCTTCAACCTGGTGACGGGCGTGCTGCCAGTCACGCGCGGCGAAGTGCGCTATCGCGGCGAGGTGATCTCGGGCCTGCCGTCGCGCGAGATCGTCAAGCGCGGCATCGGCCGCACCTTCCAGCATGTGCACCTGCTGCCGACCATGACGGTGCTGGAGAACGTCGCCATCGGCGCGCACCTGCGCGGCGACTTCCGTGCGCAGGGCGGTGTCTCCGCTGCGATCCTGCGCATGAACAAGGCCGAGGAAGAGAAGCTGCTGTTCGAGGCCAAGCGCCAGCTCGAACGCGTAGGCCTGGCCGACTGCATGTACATGGAAGCCGGCAGCCTGGCGCTGGGCCAGCAACGCATCCTGGAGATCGCGCGCGCGCTGTGCTGCGACCCGGCGCTGTTGCTGCTCGACGAACCTGCGGCCGGCCTGCGCTACAAGGAGAAGCAGGCGCTGGCCGAGCTGCTGCGCAAGCTCAAGGGCGAGGGCATGAGCGTGCTGCTGGTCGAGCACGACATGGACTTCGTGATGAACCTGACCGACCGGCTGGTGGTGATGGAATTTGGCACGCGCATTGCCGAGGGCGTGCCCGAGGAAGTGCAGAAGAACCCCGCGGTACTGGAAGCCTATCTCGGTGGCGTGGAGTAA
- a CDS encoding ABC transporter permease (K01997: livH; branched-chain amino acid transport system permease protein) yields MDLSIAAILAQDGITSGAIYALLALALVLVFSVTRVIFIPQGEFVAYGALTLAAMQAGHAPQTSWLLLAMGVLTFLYETVTVLRSAELRRTLGQRLGVLAGKYLVFPLAVHWMAQQYGAQPLPMLAQIALTLLIIIPLGPMLYRLAYQPLAEASTLVLLIVSVGVHFALVGLGLVMFGAEGSRTTAFSDARFDVGALSISGQSLWVVGVSALLIGALYFYFERTLQGKALRATAVNRLGARLVGIGTTQAGRLSFTLAAAMGALCGILIAPLTTVYYESGFLVGLKGFVGAIVGGLVSYPVAALGALLVGLLESYSSFWASAFKEVIVFTLIIPVLLWRSLTSKHVEEEE; encoded by the coding sequence ATGGACTTATCTATCGCTGCCATCCTGGCGCAGGACGGCATCACCTCGGGCGCGATCTACGCGCTGCTGGCACTGGCCCTGGTGCTGGTGTTCTCGGTGACCCGCGTCATCTTCATCCCGCAAGGGGAGTTCGTGGCCTACGGCGCGCTGACGCTGGCGGCGATGCAGGCGGGGCACGCGCCACAGACCAGCTGGCTGCTGCTGGCGATGGGCGTGCTCACCTTCCTCTATGAAACCGTGACCGTGCTGCGCAGCGCCGAGCTGCGGCGCACGCTGGGCCAGCGCCTGGGCGTGCTGGCCGGCAAGTACCTGGTGTTTCCGCTCGCGGTGCACTGGATGGCGCAGCAGTATGGCGCGCAGCCACTGCCGATGCTGGCGCAGATCGCGCTGACGCTGCTGATCATCATCCCGCTCGGGCCGATGCTGTACCGGCTGGCGTACCAGCCGCTGGCCGAGGCCAGCACGCTGGTGCTGCTGATCGTCTCGGTCGGCGTGCACTTTGCGCTGGTGGGGCTGGGGCTGGTGATGTTCGGTGCGGAAGGATCGCGGACCACGGCATTCTCTGATGCGCGCTTCGACGTGGGCGCGCTCAGCATCTCGGGGCAGAGCCTGTGGGTGGTGGGCGTGTCGGCGTTGCTGATTGGCGCGCTGTACTTCTATTTCGAGCGCACGCTGCAGGGCAAGGCGCTGCGCGCGACCGCGGTGAACCGGCTGGGCGCGCGCCTGGTCGGCATCGGCACCACGCAGGCGGGGCGCCTGTCGTTCACGCTGGCCGCGGCGATGGGTGCCTTGTGCGGCATCCTGATCGCGCCGCTGACCACGGTCTATTACGAGTCGGGCTTCCTGGTGGGCCTGAAGGGCTTTGTCGGGGCCATCGTCGGCGGGCTGGTCAGCTATCCGGTCGCAGCACTGGGTGCGCTGCTGGTGGGGCTGCTCGAATCCTATTCGTCCTTCTGGGCCAGTGCGTTCAAGGAGGTTATCGTCTTCACACTGATCATCCCGGTGCTGCTGTGGCGCTCGCTGACGAGCAAGCATGTCGAGGAGGAGGAATAA
- a CDS encoding branched-chain amino acid ABC transporter substrate-binding protein (K01999: livK; branched-chain amino acid transport system substrate-binding protein), producing the protein MDFKRASLLAIAAASLSLVFGAAHAQVKVGVTVSATGPAASLGIPEKNTFTLMPKEVGGKKIEYIVLDDASDTTTAVKNTRKLISEDKVDVVVGSTVTPNSLAMVDVVSESETPMITMAASARIIEPMDAKRAWVFKTPQNDSHMATAIAEHMGNNNVKTVAFIGFADAYGDSWAQEFAKVADMRKIKVVANERFARTDTSVTGQVLKMMSANADAVLIAGSGTPAALPAKTLKERGYKGKIYQTHGVANADFLRVCGKDCEGTFLPAGPLLVAEQLPDSNPVKKPAMTYKTAYEKAFGGQVSTFGGHAWDAGLILQHAIPEALKKGQPGTKEFRKALRDAMEQTRNLPVSHGIMNMSATDHLGFDQRARVMVQIVDGKWKLLTK; encoded by the coding sequence ATGGATTTCAAGCGCGCCAGCCTGCTGGCAATCGCGGCGGCCAGCCTCAGCCTGGTTTTCGGCGCAGCCCACGCACAGGTCAAGGTCGGGGTCACGGTATCGGCCACGGGTCCGGCGGCTTCGCTGGGCATCCCGGAAAAGAACACCTTCACGCTGATGCCCAAGGAAGTGGGGGGCAAGAAGATCGAGTACATCGTGCTCGACGATGCCTCCGACACCACCACCGCGGTCAAGAATACCCGCAAGCTGATCAGCGAAGACAAGGTCGACGTGGTGGTGGGTTCCACCGTGACGCCGAACTCGCTGGCGATGGTCGACGTGGTCTCCGAGAGCGAAACGCCGATGATCACCATGGCTGCCTCGGCCCGCATCATCGAGCCGATGGACGCCAAGCGCGCCTGGGTCTTCAAGACGCCGCAGAACGACTCGCATATGGCTACCGCCATTGCCGAGCATATGGGCAACAATAACGTGAAGACGGTGGCCTTTATCGGCTTCGCGGATGCCTATGGCGACAGCTGGGCGCAGGAATTCGCCAAGGTGGCGGACATGCGCAAGATCAAGGTGGTCGCGAACGAGCGCTTTGCCCGCACCGATACCTCGGTGACCGGCCAGGTGCTGAAGATGATGAGCGCCAACGCCGACGCCGTGCTGATCGCAGGCTCGGGTACGCCCGCTGCGCTGCCGGCAAAGACGCTGAAGGAGCGCGGCTACAAGGGCAAGATCTACCAGACCCACGGCGTGGCCAATGCGGACTTCCTGCGCGTGTGCGGCAAGGACTGCGAAGGCACCTTCCTGCCGGCCGGTCCGCTGCTGGTGGCCGAGCAGCTGCCTGACAGCAACCCGGTGAAGAAGCCGGCGATGACCTACAAGACCGCTTATGAGAAGGCGTTCGGCGGGCAGGTCTCGACCTTCGGCGGCCATGCCTGGGATGCGGGCCTGATCCTGCAGCACGCCATCCCCGAAGCGCTGAAGAAGGGCCAGCCCGGCACCAAGGAATTCCGCAAGGCGCTGCGCGACGCGATGGAGCAGACCAGGAACCTGCCGGTCTCGCACGGCATCATGAACATGAGCGCCACCGACCACCTCGGCTTCGACCAGCGCGCCCGCGTGATGGTGCAGATCGTCGACGGCAAGTGGAAGCTGCTGACGAAGTAG
- a CDS encoding membrane protein (K07090: K07090): MMEFAFLAVAAFLAGLIDAVAGGGGLVQIPALFSAYPGMSPATLLGTNKVASIAGTANAALRYGRSVRIYWGATAPAVVAAFICSMAGAWALTMLPAEPMRKALPFILVVLLVYTVAKKDLGTEHAPTLSGGRERLAALLAGAVLGFYDGVFGPGTGSFLMIVFVRVFGYDFLHAAASTKLVNLATNLAALLLLASKGHIWWQLGLVMAVANVAGSQVGSRLALRHGSAFVRKVFIVVVSALILKTAWDAFLR, translated from the coding sequence ATGATGGAATTTGCATTCCTGGCGGTTGCCGCCTTTCTCGCCGGCCTGATCGATGCGGTTGCCGGCGGCGGTGGCCTGGTACAGATCCCGGCCCTGTTCTCGGCCTATCCCGGCATGTCGCCGGCCACGCTGCTCGGCACCAACAAGGTCGCGTCGATCGCGGGCACCGCCAACGCGGCACTGCGCTACGGCCGCAGCGTGCGCATCTACTGGGGTGCTACCGCGCCGGCGGTGGTGGCGGCCTTTATCTGCTCGATGGCCGGCGCCTGGGCGCTGACCATGCTCCCGGCCGAGCCGATGCGCAAGGCGTTGCCGTTTATCCTGGTGGTGCTGCTGGTCTATACGGTCGCCAAGAAGGACCTGGGTACGGAGCACGCGCCCACGCTGTCGGGCGGGCGCGAACGGCTGGCCGCGCTGCTGGCCGGCGCGGTGCTCGGCTTCTATGACGGCGTGTTCGGTCCCGGCACCGGCAGCTTTCTGATGATCGTGTTCGTGCGCGTGTTCGGCTATGACTTCCTGCACGCGGCGGCCTCGACCAAACTGGTCAACCTCGCCACCAACCTGGCGGCGTTGCTGCTGCTGGCCAGCAAGGGCCATATCTGGTGGCAGCTGGGGCTGGTGATGGCGGTGGCCAACGTTGCCGGCAGCCAGGTGGGCAGCCGGCTGGCGCTGCGGCATGGCAGCGCCTTCGTGCGCAAGGTGTTTATCGTGGTGGTGAGCGCGCTGATCCTGAAGACGGCGTGGGATGCGTTCCTGCGTTGA
- a CDS encoding ABC transporter permease (K01998: livM; branched-chain amino acid transport system permease protein) encodes MSAPSTSSTQTPVAANAGQAGKGQGVQKKLLYGLLLLALVAAPLAGAYPVFVLKVLCFALFACAFNLLIGYTGLLSFGHAAFFGGAGYVAGQAMKAWGVTPEIGLILGTATGALIGYVVGSLAIRRQGIYFSMITLALAQMLFFICLQAPFTGGEDGLQGIPRGKLFGVLSLSSDLTLYYVALVIIVAAFALIVRTVHSPFGQILKAIKENEPRAISLGYDVDRFKLTAFVLSAALSGLAGSIKALVLGFETLTDVHWSMSGSVILMTLVGGLGTLSGPIVGAFVVVALENKLGDIGSFLASTTGFGWFNTLGESVTMVTGVIFVICVLTFRRGIMGELLARFGRKQE; translated from the coding sequence ATGAGCGCACCATCCACATCATCGACGCAAACGCCGGTGGCGGCCAACGCAGGCCAGGCAGGAAAGGGACAAGGCGTGCAGAAGAAACTGTTGTACGGATTGCTGTTGCTGGCACTGGTTGCCGCGCCGCTGGCGGGCGCCTATCCGGTGTTCGTGCTCAAGGTGCTGTGCTTCGCGCTGTTTGCATGCGCCTTCAACCTGCTGATCGGCTATACCGGCCTGCTGTCGTTCGGGCACGCGGCCTTTTTCGGCGGCGCCGGCTACGTGGCCGGCCAGGCGATGAAGGCCTGGGGCGTGACGCCGGAGATCGGCCTGATCCTGGGCACGGCCACCGGCGCTCTGATCGGCTACGTGGTGGGCTCGCTGGCGATCCGCCGGCAGGGCATCTACTTCTCGATGATCACGCTGGCGCTGGCGCAGATGCTGTTCTTCATCTGCCTGCAGGCGCCGTTCACCGGCGGCGAGGACGGCCTGCAGGGCATCCCACGCGGCAAGCTGTTCGGCGTGCTGTCGCTGTCTAGTGACCTGACGCTGTACTACGTGGCACTGGTGATCATCGTCGCGGCCTTCGCGCTGATCGTGCGCACGGTGCATTCGCCGTTCGGCCAGATACTGAAGGCGATCAAGGAGAACGAGCCGCGCGCGATCTCGCTGGGCTATGACGTCGACCGCTTCAAGCTGACCGCCTTCGTGCTGTCGGCGGCGCTGTCGGGGCTGGCCGGCTCGATCAAGGCGCTAGTGCTGGGCTTCGAGACGCTGACCGACGTGCACTGGTCGATGTCGGGCTCGGTGATCCTGATGACGCTGGTCGGCGGCCTGGGCACATTGTCGGGCCCGATCGTCGGCGCCTTCGTGGTCGTGGCGCTGGAGAACAAGCTGGGCGACATCGGCAGCTTCCTGGCATCGACCACGGGCTTCGGCTGGTTCAATACGCTGGGCGAGTCGGTGACGATGGTGACCGGCGTGATCTTCGTGATCTGCGTGCTGACCTTCCGCCGTGGCATCATGGGCGAGCTGCTGGCGCGCTTCGGTCGCAAGCAGGAGTGA